CTGTCATTACACCTCCCCCCTCATCAGAGTCTCCAAAATACTTAAGCTTTATGTCTTCAAAACCATCCGCCCagtctctcttccctctctcaaTTTCCTCTATGACTTCCTTGTGAAACTGCCTTATGATCTCCCACTTACGGTTACCAAGACGGTCAAACATCTCATAGCACAAGAGGTGGCGGAATTTGCGCTCACTGCGAGACATGTTCATTTCCAGCAACTGGAAGTATCCAAGCATGAAAAGGTCAAGGGTTAGGCTTTCGTAGCTCACAGGTGACCCGTTGATGTGTGGCAAGAAGTGCTCTGGCCAGTAGATCATCTGGGTGCGACTCAGCCTGCGGATCTGGCGTGTGGGCACTTGACTCATGATTGTCCTCCAGTGGCCAATCAGATTGCCTACTACCTGCTTTGACTTCATGAAAAGAAGGAGTTTGTCATCTTCACTCTGTACCTCCTCACCAATCTGTGCACTAAATTGGTTGTAGTCCTCCCAGCCAACATCTAAATGATTACCTCTCCTGCCTGAATATTTAGTCCGATAAGATTCAGAGATAGTGTACTTCCGCCAGTGTTCAAGGAACAGGAAAACAATTCTCTCTTTCCTAATTTCAATGCACTCCTGGACATAGCTTAGATCTGTCTGCACCTCCAAGCTTCTTGTTAGTTGTTCGTTATTTAGAATGGCATCTGCAGAAAGAATCTGATTGAACTGTTCAATGTTAGTTGAAGCCATTATCTCAGGGGGTGCATATGTCTGAGGAACATGAGATGCGATGATAACTGGTTCTTCAACAAGCGGTAAGACTGATTCCTCCACTAAAGGTACATTTCCATTGGTATTGGACTGAATGATTGTAGCAGAGGAACAAGAAACATCTTCCTGAATTGTCTCTGGTGGGTAACTAGACTCACTTACCACAGGGAGTGACCTCTTACGTTTGTACACCCTATTCGTTTTGTTGTCTGCAggctctgactgactctgaatTTCATAATTGGCCTTGAGGTTCTTCACTGAAACTCCACACTGCTTTATTTCCTTCTCCACATCCTCTCTTGTTGAGAAGGACTGAGAACGTCCAATAAATCCATTGCcagctgatgctgctgtttcagACTGACCTGGGTTCACAGTCCTTGCCTCTTCCTGAGAATATCCAGGACATATAAGATCCAAGATGTCTATCTCTTTCCCCCCTAGGGTGGCAAGAAGAATAGCCATACTCTTGAGTAGGGTAGAGATCTTGCTGCACCAAGCTGGAAGATCTTCAGCTTGGCCATGTACCTGCTTTGGATTGACTGAGAAATGCCCTTGATTGAGGGCAGCAGAAACTGGTAGGAGCTGTTGAAGCTCACGCTCTAGATCTCCCAGCTCCTTCTCGACTTCTGAGACCTTGTGCATGACCTGCAGGTTCTCAATTTGCTTCTCAATACGGTTTAGATCATCCTCTGTCATCAGTTCCCCAAATGGGCCCAAAATGGCATTGTGGACATGGGAGTAGTGCCATTCCTGAAGCTGGTAGTGTCCAGTTGCCGCAAACTAAATCAGAGGTCAAAGGAGACCAGAGGACAAGAaaaaaggggaggagggggggattCCTTCAGCTCGACGTTCCTGGTGTTAATACACGCTTCAGTGCAAATCCATTGTGACACACAGGTTTTACATGGATTTAGTGGTGCAATGGCACTGCCTCATTAAAAGCACAAAACTTTCTACTTCACTTTGAGTCAAAGAGAACAGAAACCTGTGTCCTTCTTGAATTAATTGGCAAATATTAATTAAACCATAAGTAATTCATAAGTTTACAATGTGtctacttttgtgtttttcaggcctTTGACACTGACCAGAACTTTTACATCTGTATTCCTGTATTTGCTCAATCCCtctttacagtttttctctcccATTTTTGAGAgtcagtttttaatgttttctcttAGTTTAAAGAGTGACTACACAAACATTGAGAAGTCTGCTTTTACTGACATCCCGCAGTTGAAATTTTCATCTTGCTGCATGTTCTGGCTGCATCCCAAACATCACTGTTGGGCACAGGCACCAGTGCGGCATACAACAGTGATGGGAAACCACACTGGGTGTGGTTAAAGGTGCAACAAAGTTGAAACTGTCAACTGTGGTCAGTGCAACAAAGGTTTTTCTGAGTAAGGGACTGGGTGTGGTATCACTCTTAGAGAGGTGTTGATCTGCTttccaaaaaaaggaaaaaaacaactttttttttttgtttctttttttccactggatgtacattttatttgccttattttgaaaatttaaaagtaACATGCTATGCAATTGTagttagtattattattattttatgtacttttttttttaccaatacTGGTTGACCTGTAGTGTGAATAGGCCTGACATCACACCACTGAATCAGCATGTAACAACTTGAAGCTGCAAAACTCCATCAAACACCAGCTCACACTGTGAATCTGTTAGTCAAGTGTGTTAATGCTGTGATGGGCACTGTAGCCAAGTATTCAGTTCACTGCAGTCCAAAAAGTCTATTGCTATTAAGAAAGACCATAAATatggaagaaaaacatgcatAAAGACGCCtaaagaaacaaagaaggaaCTAAAGTAGTGAGCACATGGATGTCTGGATTCAGAGCTATCTAGGTCCAATATTTCATGCAAGTACTAATAAGtcatttttcctttgtgttaTTTACAGGGAGAAATATATCATGAGAATACTTTATGTTCAGCTTAGTTTAATACAATTACACTGATAATCCCACTGCATCtcaacaaataaagaaatacatgcCACATTCACTAAGAGACACTGGAAAGAAATTGCTACCTGCTGGATCATTTAAGAGTATAAGATTGCAAACCTTGATTGCAGATCAATTACATAAAGTCCTGCATGAATTACTCAGGACTAACAAGTGTTCAGATTGCTGCAGTGTGAATTACTAATTTATACCTTGTCTACATGAACATAATTGCACCACAGTATCAGAGCCAGTATTACATGCATGAATactaaaaacacattcatacaggCTCTTTgccaaaatcacaaaaatcCACACTCAAATCCAAGCGGCAGCTATCCCCTCTGTGGTGTTTAATTATTTGAAACTGAAGCCATTTATTATCAAGTTTATAGAGTGTTTTAAGACCAGAAATGGGGATAGCTTAGACATGACAAAACTTCTGGACCTTTGTACATCCTTGCAACATCATGCCTACCTTGCGCttgtgctcctcctcctcttgcatCTTGACCTGAAGCTTTCGCACCATCACCTGCCTTTTCCACTCGGGTATCGCTTTTCCCTGTTCATCATGAGTGGGCACTAGAGCCTCCACGTCTGAAAGGCTAGTCTTCCTTCCCGACTCCGCTCCTGTCGTGCCACCGCCACTGTTCCCATTGATTACAGAGTTGGAGGGCAGTTGCTCGTAGCTCGCAGAGGTCGACATGGACCTGGCAGATCCAGAGCCAGTGGGACTGGGGCTGGGACTCGGGGTGGCAGGTGGGGAGGTGACGGATGTATTGGATGGTGGAGGGGAAGTTGGTTTGGCTGGTGGGCTGGATGCGCGGGTCTCTGGTGGAGATGTAGTGTCTCCctggaggaaaaataaagactCGGATGGATGGAGAACATGGGGCTCAACCAAACTGATAACTGGTGGAATTTTTTAACCAGCAAGCGCGCTCTTAACCACATCCTTAAACAGATATAGCTAGAAGGCAAAGGTAAAAGGCTTCTTTCATTATGACACATCAACTAGTTTCCCACTTTCCCAAGAGATGTGATCTTTCTTGTAACCATCCTTTACTGAGCTAAACTCATGCTTAATGTGTATTCAGTTACTCATTAGCCTTAAGGTGGTAGTGGTATTTGTGGTCTATCCATTGAAGTCAGagagctatatatatatatatatatatatatatatatatatatatatatatatacatattgttCCTTTTGATGGTTTGTGATAATTTTCCTtaatttctgtcttttgtgGATTCATTTAAATCAGTAGACAAAAGCTGTAGCTAAATTCCTGCAATTAGGAATTTAAATGTATCATCAGAAGTGGAGGGTGGCGGTGGACCTACATTGTTGCCTGTGGGCCCAGTGCTGGAGAAGACAGTGGTGTAGCCTTTACTGTGAGGTGTGGGCTTGAGGCTCTTTCCTGCTTTGATCTCTGCCAGCAGCTCGGAGTTGTCACCAGTGGGGGACATCATGTTGAAAGATTTTGTGCCTGCAGAGAAAAGGATGGAGCAAGAAAGTGAAACCGGGTAAAAGAAAGATAGAatagagggaaagagaaacagagagagtgacagagagagatccACTGAAGAAGAGGGATTGAAAGAGGGATTGGATGGCATTTCagtgttaaatatttcattggATCAGGCAGGTAACAATGCTGAGCTGAGCGGGTTGGACAGCGATGGGAGATCATTATGGTGTACGCTTCCGCTCATAGATAAACTTAAtaagtgtcttttttttgttgtttgtatctTGTTTACTTACATATATTGGCATTTGCCTTTATACCTCTTAGGGTTCAGGGTTTGCTTAAGACATGTTTCTCTGAAATGCTTGACAGTATTTGGATTAATCAGATGGTCTACCAGCTACCAAACTGTTGCATCAGTCCACAGTCGCAGTGAGCCGGGGTAGATGGGGAGGAACAATTCCAAAATTATTTCACTACAGTGAACCCAAAGAGAGGAGgcacacacaatctctctcaGAGCGTACATGTTAATATATCCAGCCAAGCTACTGCTGAAtgttcatctttttaaaaagtagGTCGATGGTGAAATGTATGCATTCATCGTACACGGAACCTAATCTCCTTACAGTGAACAATGCAGCAAATTCACATAGATTTCAACTATGACCTCTATTGGTAACGTGACTACGCAGGAACTATATTTTCATGGGACAGACTAAATTAAAGAAACTAAAAATGTCAATCCAGCAAAATACTGCTTACATGTGAGgccacattaatatttttaaaaacatcaacatttcaaaatggTGACGGTAATACACGATGAACCACAGACAGGTATATTCATACAGCAAACTGCAGTGCTGATTACATTATCTACACAACAATCTTCCAAGATGTATTGTAGAACTGAACTCTCAAATTCTTAAGTCAAGCACCATAATGTAATGTACAACTACACTACacatatttacaacatttaaatttCACATATTGTGGCCTGAATACACTACGAGCCAACTGCTGCCTCACCTGCTTTAGTGAATGTAAACCTTCAGTGAATTGAGTTTCCTCAGTCCCTCACTGGTCACTCATTTTCTACTTGGAGAATGGAAAGACAGTCCTCCCGTAAAAATGTTCCCCGTCGAGGCGACCACAATGGGGTCGAGCTGGACACAGAGCTTCACTAGCCTGCCACCCCTCCTCACTCTCacttgctctccctctctccgtctctctccaaGGGAGGAGAGAGCGGCTTTCTATTAAAAACCCATCATCACAGTTGGGGGAAATCTAAAGGAATCACCAGTAACTGAAAGTGACAGCGAGCCATTGGCAAGCTGGCTAGGAATTAACACGCATGTGCACGCGCACACATGGACGGATGCAGTCAGgcgacacacacatacacacacacacacacacacacacacacacacacacacacacacacacacacacacacacaaacagagtcaCCGTCCAATCCCTAGCTCATTAGTCCTGCGTACCGGACCAATCCCCTCCGCAACAAACCTGGAACACAGTTCACTCACACACGCATTGATACAGTCTCACCTCACATTTACTGGattacaaagagagagagagaaagacagactaAGGACCATCATCCACACACAAGCCTTATACAAAGTGTGCTTCCACCCACTCTAACTGTTGCCTGTAAATAGTTTGTGGATACAGCAatcatatataaatgtaattcttGTAATTTTTTCCTAGAATGTAACTGGATCAGTcacaaaaaaatactaatactaataataaaatttcacattttggaAATATAAACAGCCTACCTTCATCCATACCCCTGACAAGCCCCTGAGCCCCTGAGCAGCAGATCATCCACAGCCAGGTGTGTCAAAGGCAGAAAAATTAAGTTGGTGCTGGAAATCTCCTTGAATACACCTTcgcatttgtgtgttttggagtCAAAggttatgtatgtgtgtgagttaaATTCTGTTTAGGCTAGGGGTGTGGACTAAGCAGGTCTGCCAGGCTGAATGAAAAGGAGGGTGGAGCTGTGACAGGTGGAGAACATTTGACAAATAGCTTCTCATGATCGACATCATGGAACAAGGTTTTTCTTCTCTGGGTTAGCTGCTGCATCTGTTAGCGCATCAGATAGAGGTGTGTACCTGTGTatgtcttttaaaaataaaagtaggaTCCTCTCTATCCCGTTAATCAATGTAAAACAATAGGGAACTTGCAAGCGTTTACGATGTTGTGGCAGCACTTTAAATCAGCCACCTGGTGTGTTGCCATCGTTTCAAAGAGTGCCTGAGCTGTAAACTCATCTCGAGCTCTCAGATGTGTTGGTGGTTTTTAATTTTACGACCACCTAATTGCCTGTTTGTCGCCTGATTAACGCTGTAGCACAAATCATGCCATTAGTGAACATATAATACCGTTTTATTGCCGTCCTGCCATTAGGCAGCAGGTGGAGCATGAACTGATGAGGCAATTGGATGTTTGGTGAACAAAGTGTTTACATAAAATACATCGATTGTAAAAAGGTCCCAAATGAAGAATTTAATAGTTTACAGCTGAACTGATTGCTGTTTATGACTCAGCTGTAACCCAGTGCTGAAGCCATATTATACTGAAAACCTTCTTTCACTTAAACCTTTACTTAAGATAATGAGCTGACTCACGTACTTGGTCCAAAACAAATATGCATCCTGCACCCTGTGTGGCGGTTTTACTGATTTATAAAAGTATGTTACAGGAAAAATATTTTGGGTAAATAAATATAccttttttaaaagttgaatttGAAGTATATTCTCAAGCAAGTATACAGGAGAACAGTATGTTTTGGAGGTTTGGCTTTACTGTATcaagatgaaacaaaaagatTCAGCATATTCAGGAAAAATCGAATTATTTtttgagaaaattaaaatattaattatttcttactgtaaattaattaaatggGTCATTTTTTGTactgaaaaaatgtaataaaataaatacagagcaTCTTGGCGCGTAAAAGAAAATTGCTTCAGCTCAGGAATCAGATGGGTACTTGAACTTGTAATTTGCACTTTAAATTTGCAAACTTGTTGACTTAAGGGTGAAACGGCCGCCTTCTGTAGATGTTGCTCCTTTGTCTGCAAAGCCATATCAGGTTATCTACACAGTTCAGAGGGCTTTTTCCTCTTATTGGACCAACAACACACCACTTACTGTGAAACAGACACTGATTGTTCAGAACTACAACGATAAGCTGCATATACAGGTTTGGgtcactgttgttttcatatgtcagcaacagagagaggcaAAATATTTCTATGAAAAGCCCAACataatgattttaaaatcttattaGGAAAGTGCGAAGGCCTGTGGTGACGCCTTAATGTGTTGTGTAATGAACTGATTTCGCTTTAGTCTGTACTTACTCTTTATCGGTCTTAGTGTCCCTCCCTCTGCTTGAGAGGCAGAGATTTCCCCAACTTGGCGGAGCAGCAGTGAGGACAGGCCATGGCAggcagaaaaaccaaaacagagcgAAACGGGAGGAAATGGAGTAGGTGACAGAAAAGAAGGAATATTTTAACAGTAACGTATATTAAATGGTTAATGAGGAGAAAGGATTGGGTGATAGCAGAAGAAAAGGCTTGTTACAGAAATCAgtataaaagtcattaccaaagagaaatatgtgtgttttatctcttgtttttcacctttttttttgacaaataaaGGTTACTTTGGgaagttttcttcttcttctctgaggTTGAAAGGTTACCAGTGCCTAACAGGCTGGGCTGAGTGATGTTGGGCTTAATTTGCTTCCAagtatgtcatttatttatttagtcgTGTAGTTGATCTTCATGCATTTTCAAGATTCATGGGAACCTTGGGCAGTTTTTACCACTTAAAAAACTCATCACACGTTACACAGTTAAAATTTCCCTGTAACTAGAACAACGTGTACAGACAGCAGTATCCAGGGCAACAGGGCACTTAAGGAAATGGCTGAACACTAAACCAGTTCTCAGGGTAATCGTAGCCCAActtcattaattaataatctGTTATAGGGTCAGACTCAATCTATCTGTTGAAGGATTACATTGTACCCATAATGCAAGGGACTCTGCTTTCTAGGAATGATTTTACAATGATGTGTAAGCAAACCATTCATCAGAAAAAACGTGCATAAatgtgttgccttttttttttttttcaagaactCTGAACAGACGTCTAGTTCCACAAAAAGGCAGgaaatgaagagaaacaaaacaaaaaataaaagggtgtaggaagcaggaggaaaaaagTTAGGGAGCACTCACTTCCTGATGAGGAAGATGGGCGTCGCTGGTTGCTGGAGGTGGAAGTGAAATTATTCTGGGTGGTTGGCGTCTCCGGGGgcaaaggaggaggtggagggggtgcTGGCATTGGGTTGcttgggggaggagggggcggaGGTGGCGGTGGGGGCGGGATTGATTCCTCCGTGGTGCCACTCTCAGAGCTGTGGGCGGGGCTGTTGGTAGGCTCCTCCAATAACACAGAGCCCTGGtgggagaagagggggagggacGTGACAGAATTCAATTAGCCTGTCATATTGTATACCCATTAACTTGTTGTGGTGACCCTGGTGGATTTCTCCTAGCAACCACATTGTTGTACTGCTCTGTTGCCAATATTTGGTCACTGATAACAGGGATGAAACAGGTGGCCCATGTAGTGATGTTGTCCACTTCATTTTAAACACCACTTGAATGTTGGTGTTTGAAATCCCAAAGCTTTTTTTGCCTCTGGTAAATAGTGGGATTTCTGTATCCCACATGCCAGAATTTATATTCTTAAAATatgtacaacaacaacaaaaataaaaacaggagtaaacacattaaacatttaacacaTCTGCTtcttcaaaatacattttttgactattaataaaaaaaattagctttttcattaaattgaaaacaattaataaatcaaCAGCGACAGTGAATGTGTTTTCCCTGCTTGCATTGGCATGCCAGTTGAAACTCCTGCTGGGCGGAGCAAGCACTGAATTCTTGTGCACAGGCCGTGGACAGTGACAGATGTCTGCAGCCTGAACAGAGGTGCcttccctctgcttcctgcCATCTTTAATCACCTCATAAAGACATAATACTCTATTGCGAACAACGGCGCTAACACGACCTAATCTCTTGGGGGAAACTCGGAGGGAAAACAGTGGGAAGAAGCCATCTGTCACTGCAAGTGATAGTGCTTTGACCCCCACACCCTGCACTCCCCCAGCACACACGCGTCTGACACCATCTGAAAGTGTGCCGTAATTGACTGTGACATTTAACTCGACCCGCCCCTCCTTTATTCTTCAGACGCGTGCTCATCATTGTTGTCCCCTTTACTTTTCAAAACCCCCCTGAGAgttggagggggtgggggggtggggtgggggggtttccCATGTCCAGATGGGTCTTTGCAGCACGTGCCATTGCTTCCGTTGATTAAGCGGCCCATCTGCTTGGGTGCCTCTGAGACCAGGAGGG
The genomic region above belongs to Seriola aureovittata isolate HTS-2021-v1 ecotype China chromosome 9, ASM2101889v1, whole genome shotgun sequence and contains:
- the LOC130175324 gene encoding espin-like protein — encoded protein: MTEDDLNRIEKQIENLQVMHKVSEVEKELGDLERELQQLLPVSAALNQGHFSVNPKQVHGQAEDLPAWCSKISTLLKSMAILLATLGGKEIDILDLICPGYSQEEARTVNPGQSETAASAGNGFIGRSQSFSTREDVEKEIKQCGVSVKNLKANYEIQSQSEPADNKTNRVYKRKRSLPVVSESSYPPETIQEDVSCSSATIIQSNTNGNVPLVEESVLPLVEEPVIIASHVPQTYAPPEIMASTNIEQFNQILSADAILNNEQLTRSLEVQTDLSYVQECIEIRKERIVFLFLEHWRKYTISESYRTKYSGRRGNHLDVGWEDYNQFSAQIGEEVQSEDDKLLLFMKSKQVVGNLIGHWRTIMSQVPTRQIRRLSRTQMIYWPEHFLPHINGSPVSYESLTLDLFMLGYFQLLEMNMSRSERKFRHLLCYEMFDRLGNRKWEIIRQFHKEVIEEIERGKRDWADGFEDIKLKYFGDSDEGGGVMTASLRSMSPDMPIIPMQESLPPPPSHPPPPPPPTHPAPPPPNAQSSSPASSPQPYPPTSQSLASPSSSSSSSSLPSPPAAHDGVFNNGHCVDKRSLKNSLEDNGQGHVKASEQTSSNESAVSNGKRSEQDQMQSLATETVQHTDPTAKVNTIQDTRESSELHPVKDVPPVTVKVIEEPHVDKPPPRDEPNEDSIKVIYDLKEFSNEEIIRYIDRSFAFWKEKEAELFDI